One window from the genome of Xiphophorus hellerii strain 12219 chromosome 16, Xiphophorus_hellerii-4.1, whole genome shotgun sequence encodes:
- the LOC116735166 gene encoding claudin-4-like — protein MGSSAVQMVCVAFGVMGLIGVIVCCALPLWKVSAFIGNNIVTAQESQEGLWMQCVKQSTGQQQCKVYDSLLQLGSDLQAARAMTIISCMLSGLSLLVLFCGADFTTCVQNEDVKPKISLMAAVGLMLAGLLVIIPVSWSAHNTVRDFHNQLVHESLKRELGGCIYIGWAAGVMMLLAGGLLCCFSRPKSSSSGGTAKYYSNSASAPNKNYV, from the exons ATGGGATCGTCAGCTGTTCAGATGGTATGTGTGGCCTTTGGGGTCATGGGGCTCATTGGGGTCATCGTCTGCTGCGCCCTTCCTCTCTGGAAAGTGTCAGCCTTCATAGGAAACAACATTGTGACGGCGCAG GAGAGTCAAGAAGGTCTGTGGATGCAGTGTGTGAAGCAGAGCACTGGGCAGCAACAGTGCAAAGTGTACGACTCCTTGTTGCAGTTAGGCTCTGACCTGCAGGCCGCCCGCGCCATGACCATCATCAGCTGCATGCTCAGTGGGCTCAGCCTCCTCGTCCTCTTCTGCGGCGCCGACTTCACCACATGTGTTCAGAACGAAGACGTCAAGCCCAAAATCAGCCTGATGGCCGCAGTGGGGCTGATGCTGGCCGGCCTGCTGGTGATCATCCCGGTCAGCTGGTCGGCGCACAACACCGTGAGAGATTTCCACAACCAATTGGTGCACGAGTCCCTGAAGAGAGAGCTGGGAGGGTGCATCTATATCGGCTGGGCAGCCGGCGTGATGATGCTCCTGGCTGGAGGtctgctctgctgcttcagCAGACCCAAATCCAGCAGCTCCGGAGGAACCGCCAAGTACTACAGCAACAGCGCTTCAGCGCCAAACAAGAACTACGTGTAG
- the LOC116735167 gene encoding claudin-4-like, giving the protein MRSSAVQMVCVALGALGLIGVIGCCTGPQWKITTFIGANIVTTQVIYEGLWMNCVTQRTGQMKCKVYDSFLVLSSDLQASRAMIVISCVLCGLSLLILFLGADFTACVQNEDTKPKLSLMAAVGLMLAGLLVIIPVSRVAHNVIRDFYNPIFLNSQKREPGVCIYIGWAAGVILILTGVLLCCFSRPRSSSSNTTTKYYSNRASGPNDVVI; this is encoded by the exons ATGAGATCCTCAGCAGTTCAGATGGTTTGTGTGGCCCTTGGAGCCCTCGGCCTGATTGGGGTCATCGGGTGTTGCACCGGTCCTCAGTGGAAAATTACTACATTCATTGGAGCAAACATTGTTACTACACAG GTGATTTATGAAGGTCTATGGATGAACTGCGTGACGCAAAGAACTGGACAGATGAAGTGCAAAGTGTACGACTCCTTTCTGGTACTATCCTCTGACCTTCAGGCTAGCCGCGCCATGATCGTCATCAGCTGCGTCCTCTGTGGGCTCAGCCTCCTCATCTTGTTTTTGGGTGCTGACTTCACCGCATGTGTTCAGAACGAAGACACCAAGCCCAAACTCAGCCTGATGGCCGCAGTGGGCCTGATGCTGGCCGGCCTGCTGGTGATCATCCCAGTCAGCCGGGTGGCACATAACGTAATAAGAGATTTCTACAACCCTATATTCCTGAATTCCCAGAAGAGAGAGCCGGGAGTGTGTATCTATATCGGCTGGGCAGCCGGTGTGATATTGATCCTGACTGGagttctgctctgctgcttcagCAGACCCAGATCCAGCAGCTCTAATACAACCACCAAGTA